DNA from Tachypleus tridentatus isolate NWPU-2018 chromosome 8, ASM421037v1, whole genome shotgun sequence:
CGATATATGATGTATCATAGGCTTCGTTTTTGGCAACTTGGACAATCCTGTTGTCTCTAAGAGTTCCAGTGCTAGCCTGTTGCTTGAACCATGCTGCACAGAGTCTATGGTCGAAAATCGGCTGCAAAATGACTTTTTGAACATGCAAGCTCTTATGAAATTAACACGTGGATTATAAAACAACGTGGTTGTCACTTTTTTCCAGATATCTTTGGTTTCAAAACTGTCAAAGGAAGAGATTTACCTGAAGTTAGTGCCTCCTCATGTATTGATGTCGATGGTCTTACACATATAGTTCAGTTCTGGAAAGAATAGGCTTCACTTGTAACTCTGCTAAGGGGATCCAACTTCATTAGTTACAAGTGGGTCCGAGCTTTTCCAGAACTGAAATGCTATCGTCGGCATCAATACTTGAGATGTCACCATTCTTACAAAAGTCTGAGTCAACGAAAGTTTAGGGTCATCACTTTTTGACTCACTGTGTAACTTTGCAATTGAATTTTGTGTATCAAGGTTACTAAAgataaaattcaaaagaaagtttaaaacgCTAACTTCCATACTGCTATTGGACTATCTGATAGCAGCTTTGATGCTTATGAGTTTTAAcgaaatttagtaaaattatttgacGTGGAGGAGAAATTAGCTTTATCTTAACAATACTATTCACGTACTTGTCACTTTTTTAGGACCCTTTCCACCTTATATCGCACTGGTCCTCATTTTATGATGATCTCGGCATTAATAGACTCCTCAGGAATAATGGAAGGTGTATTGTGTGATTGTAGCCCATTGATTGAGAAGTGTGATTTATGACTACTAATTACTAATGTGTTCAATCAGATTCAGATCTGAAGAGTTTAATGGTCAGGCAagataactgaaaacattgtcaCGCTCTTTAAACCAATTTTGTACAACATGAGCTCAGGTGACTCTTGCATTATCGTCGTGAAAGAACTTTTGAAATCACAGTGGAAATGTAACATTGTGAACTTGACATGATCGGCAACAATGAAAATGACATTGTAGAAGTTATTCGCTCTCATAAATGAATTAAAGAATTCATTCCTTCTCGAGAGAACCCCACACTAGCAGCTTACACTTCGGAATAACACGAACAGGGTAAAATGCCTTATGTGAGTTTTTCCCTATTTATGAAATACAGTAAGTATGGAAAAGTCTGAAAGATGACTCGAAAAATTACACTCGCTTTCAATCATTCATTCTTCAGTCTTAGCTCTAAACATTACCacattcttgttttatttgtgtacCTGGTATATCTCATTAGTCGTTGACTGTCATACAGCTGTTTGTGTATAGCTTTTCGCATGGAACAGTTGGGGAAAATGAAATTCTGATCACTATTGAATGAATCTCCAAATAAGATAAAAGAAACGTTTATTGCGCTTCAATCTTTTATCGTTTCCCATACAAGCAATTGTCAATCACAATTCTTTACTGGATGaccaaagtatttatttatatttgcaaagtagtcaccaaactcagaacaTAAGCTTTTTTTTCCATATGTGTATAAAAATGCCAGCAaatgcataataataattttgaatatatacagtattatcttcattatttaacaatttgtttcagcaagattttatgattttattttaaatgttacactTGAACTATTTTGATATTGTCGATGAATTAGCACGGGAGAGATTGTCAATACATCTTTTGATTCCACTTCATTAAGTGTGTCATTGGAGTAATAGAAATTTACAAAATtgctatttttatgaaattaaacacaaatccaGATATGAAaggtgaataaataaatagattaattTATGGTATAAACAAAACTAGTAATGTGCTTTGTACTTATTCgctaagttaaataaaaataaatcttaggTAGAAATATCActactaataaaattaaagaaatatttacttgcTTTGACTGTGTTAGATCAACTAAAATACTTTGATATTCGCTGGTGAAGGTAAAATGATTTTTGAATACAACCAATGGAACAGGCGTGGTAAATAAGGGACAacttaaagtagtttattttaatagtaaCAGTTAACAGAAATGTTTCCATAATTAACAAGAACTTCTACAGGAACAacgttttttttctatatatcaaAACATCAAAGCCCTGAAAGAAGTTGAAACCATATAAATCGTTCAAGAATAACTAAAAGTAgtctgttattgtttttcttgttattatataaaagataATACATATCACACGCACAAATCGTAAAGAATAATGAATACATAAATATGCAAAGTTTATGTAAGACTGATATATAAAGCAAAATACATACACTTCAGACGTGTATATTGTCCATATTCTAACAATACGAGTCATGTACAAGAAATTAAATTGTCAATTCGACTAGATACCTATACGTATCGTTCAGTATGCAATTCCTTTTTAAAGGGATGTGATCTTAATATTTTCATCATAACCATTactgaacataaaaataattttatcatacatGTTATTCATCTGACGTCACAAAACAACGAATTCTTCGTAAGCAACTGGATGACAAGTAGTACGTGTTTGTAATAACGTCACAAacaaaacactacattttaagGATAACCGTTCTAAAAAGTAACTTTAAAAAGTTACATATTAAACATCTCAGAACTACTACTAGGTTTGAGTTTGATTTCTCTAACTCCCCTTATTTTTCCTGAGTTAAAAAGGCACCTCTTGTGAGCAGGAATCGCGGTATGTAATAGCACGTTTTCATAAACTCTAACTTCTACAAATTATTCAgttcagttttgtttaaaatgGAAAACACTGAGCGGGAAATATCGTGGTTACATTTCTGCATTAAATGTAATCGACCTCACCTGTGATAAAAGTAGTTTCAAGCATTTCACATcaaatgaaatatacatatatacacacatacacacacaaaaagtacatatgtatgtgtttataaCACTACCTGAAACCTTTCAGTCCAACAGGGTTTGCTTCCGTCCTAGGACATCGTTTAACTCCAAACAACCATATGAAGATATACTTTAGGTCACGTAACAACTATTATCACGATATAACTTCACTTAAGATACTACCATTTCACGATATTacagattcaaaaacaaaaatgactTGTACTGTGTACAGATGTTTAGGAAGCTTCCTTTTATCTCAAGAATCAAATTCCATACTCATGTTTTTACGCAATAAACTGAACTAGGACTAACATAAATtctgaattattatattttctaaaattgttatttaatactacttGATTTAGTTTTATGACTATTAATATTCAATTCAACaaatttgttattacatttttctaGTTTACAAACTGTTGTGAGATAAAACTCGAATTTGACAAGAAACAATCGTTACATTCCTTTAATTTGGTTCCATTGTTCTTATACGATAATACTGTATTTCattaaacacttaaaatattatttttcaaaattttgatattatactTATGATTAAAAGTAGATAAAAAGTAATTGACTGGTTTATTAAATGGAATTGTTGACaaaatgagaaacatttttaGAATAGTTTCAATAAAGCTCATTATTAGCTCTTTTAAAACCTTCCTAAGtcatcaaacaaaattaattattacctCTTTCAAAAACCTCCTAAATCatcacaaatatataatttataatgtacaaGGTCAAActgcaataaaaaaaatactaaatttaccTGAATAGACATAATGtctaattcttgatgacgagaaacccactgaaataaaaatttatatcagaacagctggtatgggtattaacactttatgtTCTGAGATCATATTGCCTAATTTTCTTGCCAGCTCTCTTTCTGAACACACATTTgtcagtacatatatatatatatatttgtgtctgtGTGCCATTTATCTTCACTGGATCAGTTAATTATATTTCAGTTACATAACTAATAATACATGGTTTGTAAAGCGTAGCCCCTAATAACTGTAAAACTATTTGTTTCATACCATTGATAAACGCAACATAGATAACCAGTtatgtatctttgcgcttaaagACAAACGAAACAAATCCTATGATAtggattattttaaaagtattaaaacatcattttgtCAATATACCTTTAAAAACACCATTCTAACAATAAATTGTCTAATTTTCTGGATATTTGCGCAAAACTATTCAAGAAATAGCTGCATGaattgtccttaattttgaactctTGTGTAACACAATTAAGAAACgtgaacattttctttataaCGTATCTACGGCCGTAAATACGGCTACATAGTACAACACGATAATGACTCCTAGTAACACACTTTGGGGTTTGTGGCAGTTTATGAGAAAACTTAAACTTCTTATCAGAAgtaagttttgttaaatttgattaCTTCGACAACTAGCAAGCCCAAAACAAAACGATTTAGACATGGATCgcgatattttaaatttaaacaattccACGTGTAGTAAATGATTTGCTACgaaatttgaaagataaaaaaataattgtatttacatCGATTGCGCCAATTAAAACGTACGTATTCTGTGTAGCttgtaaataacttttaatatcgCAAGGATGGTTATCTTGTGCAGAAAGATCATATCAGTTTATTAACCAATCAGAGGCATTATTACATCTGTACTTGTCGTTTGTTCGAAAAAAATCGCAAGGGTGGTTATCTTGTGCTGAAAGATCATACTGATTTGCTAACCTGTCAGAGACATCTTTACATGGAGTCATTTCACTTCTTTCTACAACAAAACGAAACTACGAAAGGAAGCAGTTTAAAGATAAACGTCgagacaaaatgtttttatttgagaTTTACTCACTCTTTATTCCTTGaaaaaaaagttctttaattttaattttgtagttgcgaattatacatttttctcaaacaaatgaaaatttccacaataaatcaaagtttaaCACTGGTGTTAGTAACTGAGTTTATGCTCAGTCATATGGATAAcactttagaaattaaaactgGTTTATCAGTATCGCCTTTTCAGCTTTTGTCATAGCTGAAAAATAGCTGATGACATCATAATTTGTTCTGAGCTCTGTTGCTGagacaatataaaaaatatttactaatgtaTCAAGAAATATCACTTGATATTCGAGTACGGTCTTAGTGCACCAGAAATACATCTAACTACAAGAAACTCCATATTTATATAGTGATTACACTAGTATTTACGGCATAAATTAAAGGAACATCTCCCCACCCCCAGTATAtcagtgatatgtctgcagacttataatgttaaaactcaGCCTTCTAAATTCGTGGTGATAGCCAGCTCATTGTGtaagttttgtacttaactacaagcaaacaaTAAATGGAAAGATAAAAACCGAACTTTGCTCTCTTGCCATAATTACAGAACACGTGCGAGGACGCACgcacatacatatacatacagaCATTAGTTTTCGTAATGTATATGATTTAACTTTCGATCTTTAGTCATTATGTCAAATTCGCCAGTAGTTGCTAAACTACaagcggggaatcgaaccccgaatttaaGCGTTGTTAGTCCGTAAATTTTCCGCTGAGCCATTAGGTGACTTCAAAAGTCATGTCCTACGCTAGAATAGTGGTgtatggatttacaacgataaatcATGAATTTGATTCCCCTTGgtcgacacagcagatagcacgatgtggctttactataagaaaaacaaacacacacacacacacactcgaaaGTAATATTAGTTCacgttttacaataattattatttaataaatacccTTGAGTACAGATGTGCTTTCTTATTTAAGCTAAAATTTTTCTTGTTCAccctataaaataaaacacagtaaaatcaGAAGTGGGGTGGGCAAAAACTGGTAAAGGCCGATCCACTTGATATTATGCAgcttgaaaaagaaaagaaaaggttGAGCAAATCTAATTAATTTcgttaaaattttgtaaattaaaatgtcGAGTATAGTGGGATATGTTTTAGTATAGTGGGGTATGTTTTAGTATAGTGGGATATGTTTTAGTATAGTGAGATATGTTTTAGTATAGTGAGATATGTTTTAGTATAGTGAGATATGTTTCAGCTATTTGGCAAATGTATACGCTTTGGTGTACAAGGTATCATCGCCCTTtgtatgaataaacatttttaacctGGTATCTCCCAAAAGAAACTTTCAAACGATTAGTAAGATAAGAAAGGAAACGTGATGTTTCGCAAGAAAACATGAGTTTTTATGAGACACCTATTTCTTTTCAGAAAACGAACAACTTATCTCTCTAAATCTCACACAAAAGATGTTGATTCGTAACGTTTACATTGCTTTTTGAATATACAATAATatcatgtaattataaaaaattatcgGTTTTCATAAGTTCTTTTTCTGCTGTATACATGAGTAAACAATATATCAACCAAAACTTTCAAAACAGTATCAAATACACATCAGTGGAGGACATCCTAACATTTTACATACGTATATACTCACATATTACATATGCATATCTATTTACATCTGTTTTCCTTATTGCAATTAAACAATCCAATTGTTAATTTGGAAGAACAGtatgtttcctttttttaataaaaatattattctgtcaATAAGAACTATGATATATATACGTCTGGCTTTTGATATATCTTATgtacacatcacacacaacagaATGGGAATGAATTAGTCACGATAAGAAATGATGAAATAATGAAGACTAAAGCCCATTATAATGGACATACCAATTGTCACTGTCCTTAAATACGATTGAGTTACTGCTCAACAGgaattgtatttgttttctcaTTTAAAGGAGAAAAGGGATTAGTGAAATACGGGGTCAGCGGTGAATACGGACCAAGTCTAACTGTAGCAACGTTCGGGGGAAATTGGAAGTGAGTAGTTGTTCGTGGGGAGTAATGGGGACTTGTTAGGGGGAATGGACTTAGAGGGCTCCATATTGGTAAAGGTATCAAGGAGTTCTTTCCTTGTGGTAAATAGGGACTGGCGAACGTGACTATAGGAGTTTGAAGAGAAGCAAAACTACTTAAAGACAGTTTCGCATTGCTTGATGGGACTGTCACTATGGGTGGTGGTTTCGGTTTTGATTTAGAAGTTTTCACAGTAGGGGAAACCACTGTAAATGAATACGTAGCTGGAGCACCGGATATCGGTGAAGACACGGAAGACGAGCTGGACTCTGTAACAGTTTCAATTTTCATTCGTTTTGATGCTGGCTCAAACGAAATGTTGCTTTCAATAACATTCTTACTGTGATCTTTCTTTGAATATTCTTCGTTTTCTCTCGACATCTTCACCCCATTTTCCTTTGGTACTGCCATATGTAGAAGTGGAGAATTTCGATTCATAGGCGTAACGCTAGACACTTGAAGAACAGATGAGGTTCTCTTAACTTCAGAATCTacgtttttcttttcattgttttctcttaaatCTAACGGAACTGCCTGTTGATAAGAAGAGATCATTTTAGTTTCAGAAGTAGACAACGTAAATGGAATCAGTGGCGCCCCCTGGAAAATAATTCCActtgtttttgtaatgttctccaTCTTTACACGGAAAGGGATTTTATTTTCACTCTTCACTATTTCGGGGAACGACACAAAGCGATAAACAAATTTCTGCCCTaatacttttttaattatatttttgtcataatagTATCTCAAGGCGCGGCTTAGCTTGTCGTAATTCATATTCAATTTGTTCTTCCGCAGGCCCCACATGCGAGCTACTTCTTCTGCATTCACCAGTTTAAATTCACCGTCGTTATTGGTCCACGTTATGATGTGATTATACTTGTTGCTCAGCAACAACTCCAGCAGAAACTGCCACAAAGTGATATTCGTATCCATACCTGCAAAGCAAAAGAtaagacaaacaataaatattatcaaaTTGATAAGATGGCCCAACACTAAACTTAaccataaataaatttttatcagcTGTgtctaaaaacaagaaaaaaatgtacCTTTGCACAAGTTAGTTTTATTACATCTGTGTTATTCTGATTATTTTCTCATGTATCATTACGCTATACCCTAGTAACACAGTCGTGTATCATTTTACGTTCTCCCCTATGTATTGTTCACATTTCATATACTTATGTCATTTATGCGCTATTCCCTGAGCGTTATTCTAAATATATCCTTGTGTATCATTATACGCTGACGTCACCAAATCTGATTTAGTTTCTACGTCTATAATTCCGTACAAAATACCAGAACTAATGAACTGAATACCATTCcacacaaaaattgttttaaattcgtTTCTGTCTACCATGGGTGCGGAAATATTAAAGCAACAATataaactatgaaacaaaacttCTCGTATCAtacattctttaaaaaacagaataacaaataaaaatatatgtatatttaaacaaaaatagaacatttctatcaattcacaaaatattgtggttgttaaagttgttttaggtttttatattCACCCATCAGACCATTTTAAACGTTACCATACATGTAATTTATCTTCAAATCATATCAGACTATTTAGCAATACAAGTACTGAACATTTATTTTACGCCAATAACCAAATCATTACAAACGATTGAAAGAATAGTAGTAGTTTCAACCTAGTCATACCGACCTCTAAAACAATCAACCACACTACGACCTTtcaaggcccgacatggccaggtgggttaaggcgtgcgactcgtaatctgagggtcgcgggttcgcatccccgtcacaccaaacatgctcgccttttcagccgtggggacgttataatgtgatggtcaatcccactattcgttggtaaaagagtagttcaagagttggcggtgggtggtgataactagctgccttccctctagtcttacactgctaaattagggacggctagtgcagatagccttcgagtagctttgcgcgaaattcaaaaccaaaacaaacaaacgacctTTCAAAATGTAAATCAACAGTAATAATGAGTGACATACAAATTAAACCAAGTCCCGTGATGGAAGTAACAAGGTTCTTATTTCGAGTCATGAAGTTACAACAGTGTTCATCAATTAGGAAATGACGACAAACATAAGGTATAGAAATTATCAGCAGTTCTGTTATCCGTGTAACTATATTCCCAGTCTCTTGTTAACCAATACTTTAAAAGGAAATAAGCTATTAGATCCATTAGCCTATCCTAGCTTTTCTACTTGGCCGCTGTCTTAgtattcagtctttctaacttcaatactgaaataaaaggtattttattcataaaatagaaTAACGCTTACGAAAttgagagaaaagttaaaatttgaaaagGTTTGATCATTTAAATGATGTTTAAGATATCAGTACGttctgttttatgaaatataaaatgatcTAGGAAGGCTAACATTAGCAAATAAATACAATATGTCACATTATATCAATCACATtcgataatattataataatacagtgaaagaccaaagagaagacagctagttatcaccacccaacgccaactcttggactactcttttacacggctgaaagaacaGCTATAAGATTGCTAGTCAAGCGTCGTAACTAACTCGCAACGCCGGGCCACATATCATATAGATTGATTGAAATATAAAGCAGTAGCAGGCCTAAAGTCCTGAATTTACTAtttcttgttttacttttcaCCACTGTAGAAATGAAGAATGAATGACAAAATCTGATAACAGTCTGTTTCAACTTATGGGAGTTTTTGTAAGGTGTCTCATGAAATGAAACGAAAGACAtagcccccccccagtggctcagcggtatgtctgcggacttacaacgctaaaaaccaggtttcgatacccgtagtgggcaaaacacagatagtccattatgtagctttgtgcttaattcaaaataacaacaataataacgaCATAGGTCCCAAACATTCTGCTTCAGTTTGTGCGAATTGTCATATGGCATATTCGCGCCAAGTTGACGTGTAAAGAAATAGAAAGATAAACCTCTGTAATGAAACAAAGGACATTATTTCCAAACTTTGTCTCCTTTAATCTGTTGGAGGTTGTCTCAGGGTACTTTTTGTGCTATACCGCATCAGGATTGATCAAAATTTAGAGTAATGACATGTCAAAACCATAATTCTGTGATTTTTTGTTTGATCACTACTCATGTAAAATCGCAAGAAAGGACCAAATTATAAATCTATCTATTTCAGTCTGAATGAACTATCGTAAAGTATTCAAGGTTTTCTCtggattaatttattaataaagaaataaagaaaaacttcattttaataagttgttttcGGTTGTGTAGTTGAACCCTGCcatatcaaaagaaaaacataaatcacAGTTTGCTTTAATTTCTGAGGTCTCAAGGTATTTTTATGTCAAGTATAATATGAGTTGATAGAAACATAAGGGAACTGCAGATTTCTCTTTTGTGTAATGTCTGACCTTTTCCCTCCAAAATCCAAACATTGACTTAAAtggaaaaaacatgaaaaagtaaTTGGGTGTATGTGTTCACCAAGTTTCATGACATAAATAAGTGTAATCgtggaaaaaagaaagaaacatggcAAATACAATGCTTCACTTCGTACGGGGAAAGATATAATTACAACATTAACTAAGAAAAAGTGTAACATGACACTAACGGTAGTAACACAAACTGATACTGTATGCATTTTTGATTTTGACTCTTTCAGTACCGTCAACTTCTTTTATACAACTATAGCTGACAACTTCAGACAaactacttttttgttttataagtagcGATGTGACATGTTTGATCGATTAAGTTATAACTAAAtagttggttttagtttgtttttgaatttcgcgcaaagctactcgagggctatctgcgctagccgtccctaattttgcagtgtaagactagagggaaggcagctagtcatcaccacccatcgctaacgcttgggctactcatttaccaacgaatagtgggattgatcgtaacattataacgcccccacggctgaaagtcgcacgccttaacccacctggccatgccgggcctaactgaATAGTAGAACAACTGTCACTTTTTCCAACTTGCATCGTAAGTATGGAAATCTACTTGAACCTAGAAAAAAACACAATGTTTAGAAATAAGACTTGAAGAAATTCTGAAGCGAGTGAAACATTATAAATCATAGGAAAGTTTTAAGTAGTTAATTATACACATTACAATTTATTCATCTTATTTTTAGGAGAATCGCATCAAAattgaataaaacaaagaaatatcctcACCTTGCAATATAAAACGAGATGTGTTTATCTTTTGAATCACACAGTCATATTAAACACAGCGAAATTTCAATTTTGTCTTTGAAACTTCAAACATTTGAAGCATAGATCCAAATGTCTTTAGAGAAAAAGCACCTAAACTATTTTACACATGCATAAACCAGAACTTCTTAACGTGCAAGCTAAGGCAGCATTTTTCTCAGGTTTTCTTCATTGTGAAACACGATGTTATAAAAAAACGCACGGCATTGTGCATTCACCTGTATGATTAATGAaactaaacaaagaacaaaaactagtCCTGTGTGAGTTTCAATGCAGTTAACAAAAGcgttgttagttttgtattctccAAGATGTGAGTCAAGGTACTGTCAACATTGTGAGAGGCATGTTCAGCTGAAGATTGTTCATTACACAGGACAGagatgtaaataaaacatagtaCGTGTCATTATGACTTACGTCATGTGATTCTTTAACTATGACAattttattgcataataaaatTGTACTACTTAACAGGTGTGACTTTTTATTCACTGTATTCTgttattttggttaaatattatCATTACACATACTCTCACCACCAAGTCTGCTTTATGTTCTATGTGTACGGCAAGCCTTCTAAGCCATAACGTACTGGTTCAAGGCACTGATTGACCAGCACTTATCTATGTTGTGTCAATACAATAATCTCTAAAGATGGTAGCCAATAGGGCCTAACATATTAACTCAACTCATTATCGATGTTTGGTTGGATCAACAGCACGCTATGGCAATGCTTTCCACCGTATAGGGGTCTGTATGTTATTGAGTCAAAGCATTAGATCAACATGTTATGCCCCTGTAAATCAGtaacaaacaaggacattgcgtATTGCCTCAACACGCTCAATATAGTCAATAATACTGTCATAATTTACACTCGGCttcatagttttaacaatattatactttAATATGCTTAATAATATGAGGTCTAGCAAATCTTAATTGCTATTTCGAATGATTTAAATCAGTACGTTATAATCCTATTGGATACCCAACTACAGAGCCTTAATGCTTGGGTCCAACGTATTACAACGACATCATGTGATTGAAAACTGTTATCAGTGGCTTATTCGGCAATGTGCTGAACCAATACGTTATAGCTCCGATGGTTTGCCACATACGTGTATCATCGTTTCATTACTAGTACGGTATCAACACCATAACGTACTGTACAGAAATGCAAGTATTTATCACAAATGGAAACTTGGAATTAAAACCCAGGCCACAAGGAACAAGAGGAAGCACTTCAACTGTACATGTTTTACTCAAAACATTGAAGCAGCGTGTTATATATCTACGATACTGTTTAGACAATAGGGTTTCAACAACAATCTTTCAGTTTCATAGTACCACATATCTTCCTTGAGCCAACCGCTATGTGAAAAGATCTGAGCACTCATTTACATGTAGGATGCCCGAAAAATGTGAAAACACTTCAAATTTTATAGAATATGTTCCACTTGCTGTCCTTGTAAATCGAAATAAATTTGGATTAACAtcatttgtgaacctgacgatgaccgaagaaggtcgaaacgttgtccactcctctatgtaacaaattttctcaacccaaacgagccattttttacatatatatttttctctacaagtgagttttcttgacatcactgattattggaTTAACATCAGAATCAACTCGACCTTCTCACGCTTTGGCAGCACCATAATTAGTAACGTATCTGAAATTAAGAATACCTGCTAATCACCAATAATTATAAGCGATactcaactatatatatataatatataatatattcaaacatctaacaccgccctctacattccgacact
Protein-coding regions in this window:
- the LOC143258447 gene encoding uncharacterized protein LOC143258447 isoform X4 codes for the protein MDTNITLWQFLLELLLSNKYNHIITWTNNDGEFKLVNAEEVARMWGLRKNKLNMNYDKLSRALRYYYDKNIIKKVLGQKFVYRFVSFPEIVKSENKIPFRVKMENITKTSGIIFQGAPLIPFTLSTSETKMISSYQQAVPLDLRENNEKKNVDSEVKRTSSVLQVSSVTPMNRNSPLLHMAVPKENGVKMSRENEEYSKKDHSKNVIESNISFEPASKRMKIETVTESSSSSVSSPISGAPATYSFTVVSPTVKTSKSKPKPPPIVTVPSSNAKLSLSSFASLQTPIVTFASPYLPQGKNSLIPLPIWSPLSPFPLTSPHYSPRTTTHFQFPPNVATVRLGPYSPLTPYFTNPFSPLNEKTNTIPVEQ
- the LOC143258447 gene encoding uncharacterized protein LOC143258447 isoform X3; this encodes MEMNTIAGMDTNITLWQFLLELLLSNKYNHIITWTNNDGEFKLVNAEEVARMWGLRKNKLNMNYDKLSRALRYYYDKNIIKKVLGQKFVYRFVSFPEIVKSENKIPFRVKMENITKTSGIIFQGAPLIPFTLSTSETKMISSYQQAVPLDLRENNEKKNVDSEVKRTSSVLQVSSVTPMNRNSPLLHMAVPKENGVKMSRENEEYSKKDHSKNVIESNISFEPASKRMKIETVTESSSSSVSSPISGAPATYSFTVVSPTVKTSKSKPKPPPIVTVPSSNAKLSLSSFASLQTPIVTFASPYLPQGKNSLIPLPIWSPLSPFPLTSPHYSPRTTTHFQFPPNVATVRLGPYSPLTPYFTNPFSPLNEKTNTIPVEQ
- the LOC143258447 gene encoding uncharacterized protein LOC143258447 isoform X2, which produces MEMNTIADSRDECDLAAVPPDLIQQQPHIFRFNSTHSMDTNITLWQFLLELLLSNKYNHIITWTNNDGEFKLVNAEEVARMWGLRKNKLNMNYDKLSRALRYYYDKNIIKKVLGQKFVYRFVSFPEIVKSENKIPFRVKMENITKTSGIIFQGAPLIPFTLSTSETKMISSYQQAVPLDLRENNEKKNVDSEVKRTSSVLQVSSVTPMNRNSPLLHMAVPKENGVKMSRENEEYSKKDHSKNVIESNISFEPASKRMKIETVTESSSSSVSSPISGAPATYSFTVVSPTVKTSKSKPKPPPIVTVPSSNAKLSLSSFASLQTPIVTFASPYLPQGKNSLIPLPIWSPLSPFPLTSPHYSPRTTTHFQFPPNVATVRLGPYSPLTPYFTNPFSPLNEKTNTIPVEQ
- the LOC143258447 gene encoding uncharacterized protein LOC143258447 isoform X1 is translated as MRNGDIRERSHGRNLQSYRTVENFCTSADSRDECDLAAVPPDLIQQQPHIFRFNSTHSMDTNITLWQFLLELLLSNKYNHIITWTNNDGEFKLVNAEEVARMWGLRKNKLNMNYDKLSRALRYYYDKNIIKKVLGQKFVYRFVSFPEIVKSENKIPFRVKMENITKTSGIIFQGAPLIPFTLSTSETKMISSYQQAVPLDLRENNEKKNVDSEVKRTSSVLQVSSVTPMNRNSPLLHMAVPKENGVKMSRENEEYSKKDHSKNVIESNISFEPASKRMKIETVTESSSSSVSSPISGAPATYSFTVVSPTVKTSKSKPKPPPIVTVPSSNAKLSLSSFASLQTPIVTFASPYLPQGKNSLIPLPIWSPLSPFPLTSPHYSPRTTTHFQFPPNVATVRLGPYSPLTPYFTNPFSPLNEKTNTIPVEQ